From the Catharus ustulatus isolate bCatUst1 chromosome 15, bCatUst1.pri.v2, whole genome shotgun sequence genome, the window GAAAATGCTCTTGAATCCTATTTACATAAAAATGACAAGCACTGAataactacagaaaaaaaagattatttcacaTTGCAGGTGTGTGCAATCCTCTTTTGGCAAGTTCCAGCTCATAACCTTGGCTGTTAATACAAACCTCAGAGATATTTCCCTTACTctgaaaataaacccacaaGGCTTTAAATATCACCATTGGACACCTGCAAATTAgcaatttaaatgtatttttttgctCTTCTCATCATGGAAATTCCCTTTCCTGGGGTTCAGGGTTTGTGTGATCCAAGGAAATGTGTTCCTAGTTAATCACAAAATGCAAGGACACCATAATCCAGTGTATTGCCAGTCTGAGGGAAGGTTTTCTAATTCTGGCTGTGCCAAAGAGGTTTTCCATGAAGGACCAAATTCTGCCCATCAGAAAGAatggaaattaaggaaaaaacattttgtggGTGATTCTGGCTGTGATTTTGAGTGATTTCCAGAAGAAACACTTCAGGAAGGAGCCTTGCACCAACATTATCCATTGTAATTAATAAAACAAGAATAATTCAGTGCAGTTCTGTAGCTAACACTGAAGTTTCTATCAGAAGCAGAcaaatttcatcttttttatCAGGGGAGTTTTAAGGATCTCCCTACAGAGAAGCTGATTTGAACATCACCTAAAGCCCAACTCTCACACAATTCTGCATCACAGGAACCCAAACACCCACCCACAACCCCACCAacacctcccccagcccagctcctcactCCACCTCCTGGGAATGCTTTAACACCACAGGAAACAGCAGAGAAGGGAGATGCAGATGCTCAAGAGGGAGAATATAAAATTCTGTGGAGATATTCTCATTTAAATCCTGGATCAGCTCGTCCCCCCATGCCCAattcagagcagggctgcacaagTGCTCTGGGAGTGTCTCAGAACCGGTTCCAAATGCCAGCACATATtgtaatttccttttgaaaggaggagaaggagcacaGCCCCTCACAGAGCTGAGCCATCCTAAATAAAGGCTCCTCTTTCAATGCAGGAGTCATTGAAAAACGACTCTGGGAGCATTACTGAAGTATTGACTGGAATCATTAGGCTATTAAATTCGCTTTTTCATTGAAAACTGTGATTCATCTGAGTGAAAGGAGCCTTGCCATGATTCCTATCTGCACTTGTCTGAGCAGGTGTCTTTGGCTGGCTCCAAACCCCACCCTAAACCtggcagaaaaagcaaagttccccttttctcccagtgctgctccatccctcacccccaggcaggcacagagctaATGCTCATCTCTGAGTTTCAGCACATTTGGTTCTCTTACAGCACCTGCTGCTGAAGATCTCAGAGCAATTTGTGAACATTCATCAGCTCTGGCTCGTGATTCTGCAGCCAGTTTGTTTGTGCACAGCCtggtgagcagggctgtgagaacacacccagctcctctggtcttccctttgtccctggaatgggatttttctgaCTTTCCTTGTTCTTTCCTTCAGAGGGCACAGAAACAGCACCAGAAGGGAAGCAGAGGGATCCCCAAACAAATGTTTTAGCCCAAGCATGAGCAGTCAGGGtctgctccccttcccctgctctgggcaccgtgtcctggaagctgctggaggtgcCATCTCAGAGATCTGGTTCCTTGGGACTGCAAAGCCTGGTTGGAgtgtgcccagggccaggcagcagTTTCAGGGCACTCTGTCCCCCTTGGCAGGCTGGGCATGTCCCACACGGTGCCagctgaaaagcagagcagttcACATCCTCACAGGgcttttcttctccagcctctcagcATTCTGAGGGAGCAAACACTCCTACGTGCCAAGGGCTGTCACAGGGTTATGTCTGCACCTGGTGGTCTGATCAAACTGTTTTTAATCAGTGTGGCTCAGCCCCCAGGAGAGGGAATGGTACAACAGACCTGGTTAGGGGTAGAGATGAGCCAGGACACAAACTCTCATTCAACAACAAGAAAAGGCTCCTGGTTAATTCTCCTTCACAGCTCAGCCACCCTGACTGACAACAGCAaactcctgctgcaggatcagctgcagctctgactgGGACTGCAAGGTTTGGTTTGCAGGCTCTGAATGCAGctctcacccagcccagctctgactGCAGCTGAGTCCAGCAGACCCAGACTGACCTCACAGCACATCTTCACTGCAGCAActcctttctgtgttttcttcttctctggATCTTTCCTTATTCCTCAGAGCTTCTCCAGGTCAAGCTCCTCCAAGCCCtcttcccccaaaatccccctgagcAGCcaccccttttatcacactcaATTTATCAGAACTGTGACCCATTAAGGGCATGGCTGTTCCTCTTCTGTGGTGATTTGTACAGCTGGGACTTATCAGGGTCGAGGTCACCTGTGATTTCTTGTACACCTGCCAAGGAGGATGCAGTGACTCCTTTGTGCCACCACAGACAGGATGCAGTGActctgtgccccctgtgccATCACAGGCAGGATGCAGTGACTCTTCtgtgcccccagtgccaccacagcgAGGATTCAGTGactctgtgccctctgtgtcACCACAAGGAGGATGAAGTGACTCCtttgtgtcccctgtgccaccctgacTGCACTGAGGGTGgcaccagggcagagctgtggcccCAGGACAGAGGCTGAGGAATTCACAGACCAGGCAGAGAAACAGGGTCAGAAATGACAAACAGAACCCAGAgtggagcccagcaggagctggaagtgtGAAGGATGAATGCCCCAGGTCCCAGCTGCCTTCAGCACACTCAAAACTCTGCTGTGGAAAGCTGAGGTGAAGCTCATAAATCCCGAGTTTGTTCCTCTTCCCTTCAGTGACTCCATGACATAATCCTGTCATTCTTGTCAACGTTTCAAAGGGAAGTTCTGAACAACAAAactctgccacagccctgctgctgggaagggccACACCAACATCTGCCATGCACAGACCAAAATTCAACTTTTGTTTACACTGTTTGTCCTCCAAACCAGCACTCAGCTGCAACTCAGCCATAGCTGCCTTATTAAAGAtgaagtttttatttcaaacagtACATTTTGTATCAGGAAAATCAATACAGAGtaaggcagagcacagcagacaACAGCTGGGGGACGTAATCTGATGACAGCGAGTTGAGAACAGGATTTTGGCAGTTCTATGTTCTCAAATCTCTCACTTGTTGTTTTTCATGGCACTGAGTTCTAAAGATCTGAAATTTCTCCCCAAAGCTTCACAAGATGAAGAAACCGAGAAACCACTGCTTTCGACAGTAAAGGCTGTGAGCTACAAAATAAATCAGATGTTACTTATATTTTGCTTTATAGGCTACTGTAAGAGGATGACTCTTCCCAGAGCTACAAGGAGTTATCAACATCAGTGGCCTCAGAGCCCTGAGCAAAGACTCAGGAAGATATTTCAGCATCAGGAGCACTAAAGGTGAAGTATTTCCTAAAGTAAATCCTTgtctctgctcagggctggggttcCCAATAAACTCTGCCTGGAAAAGTTACAGAGGTGGAAAAGAGGAGGTGAAGGCACAAATGTGCCCAGTATAGGAGCACAGAACAGCATCGAGATTTTGCTGATCtgttacaattttattttatcatcaGATTCTTAATTAGAAACAAACTCCGTGCCATAATTGAATATTGAACAGTAATACTGAATAATGAATAGTGCAAAtaaatcagggatttttggaACCAAGCTATTCGTCCTTAGGAGATGATTAGCTCTCTAAAATGAAATGTGACTCACAAAATAAACTCCAATAAATTTCCTTAACAGGCAAAAGGGTAACAGATCACTTTGTCCCAAAACTGCTTTTCTCACCACGTCGCACCAAGGATATTTTCTCTCAGATAATGCCACTGGATTTTCACAGGTCGGCACTGCAGGTCCTGTGGCAAACGCCGAGTTAAGATCGTGATGTCCCCCCGGTGTCACCTGGCCGGCATTGCCCTCtagtgctgtccccagtgctgtccccacctcactgctgtccccactgctgtcccctctctcaccgctgtccccactgctgtccccactgctgtccccactgctgtcccctctctcacCGCTGTCCCCGCACCGCCACCGCAGGGTCCCCGCACTGTCACAGCCGGTCCCTGCATCGCCACCGCACAGTCACCAAGAGCCACTGACagtccccgcgctgtccccgcactgtcacagcactgtcacagcactgtcacagcacagcccctgacAGTCCCCGCACAGACAACTCGCAGTCCCCGCACAGCCACCGCActgcccctctgtccctctgtccccctgtccccgtgtccctctgtccccgtgtccccctgttcctctgtccccctgtccccctgtccccctgtccctgctgtccctctgtccctctgtctccgtgtccctctgtccttgctgtccctgtccccctgtgtccccctgtccccctgtccccctgtccccgtgtccccctgtcccccgtccctgtgtccccgtgtccctgctgtccctctgtccctgctgtccctctgtccctgctgtccccgtgtccccctgtccccctgttcccctatccccctgtccccgtgtccctctgcccctgtgtccccctgtccctgtgtccccctggtCCCTGtatccctctgtccctctgtccccctgtccctctgtccctgtgtccccgtgtccctgctgtccccgtgtccctgctgtccccctgtccccttgtccccctgtccccgtgtccccctgtccctgtccccctgtccctctgtccccctgtctctgtgtccccctgtccctgtgtccccctggtCCCTGTatccctctgtccccgtgtccccctgtcccccgtccctgtgtccccctgtccctgctgtccctctgtccctgctgtccccgtgtccccctgtccccgtgtccccctgtccccctgtccctgtgtccctgtgtccccctgtctctctgtccctgtgtccccctgtccccctgtccccctgtccccgtgtccctctgtccctccgCCTCCAGCGCGGCCGCTCCGGGGCTGTCTCTGATCCCGCCCCGTGTCAGGCACGGCAGCAGCGCAGCTCCCCGGGCTCCGGGCAGGATTCACGACTGAGGATTGAGCATTGAGCATTGAGGATCGTGCCGCTGCCGCTCCCAGCGCTCCGCATGGCCGATGCCGGGGCCCGGAGCCCTGCTCGGTGCCTGGGGCTACCCCGGGACCGGGGCTCGCCGTGCCGGGGCTGCGGCTCCGCGGGGCCGTGAGCGCTCctgccccgctgcccccggccccgctgccccggcccggctgcTCCTGCCCCGCTGCCCCTGCCCCGCCGCCTCCGGACATGGCTCTGAGCTGACTCGCCGAGGGACACAACCCCAGCTTGCTATGGAGGATGAATTTTAAGATGAATACCTACCTTAGTGATTTATCCAATACATCGATACCGGGATATTTCAAAGGCTCTGCACTAAATTATGGCAATTTTTCTGCAAACAGCTCCAACGAGACGGAAAGCAACCTGGATTCACCTGCCTTGGCCACCAGCAGGGCCATCATTGTGGGGCTGGTCCTCGGTGCCTTTATCCTCTTTGCTATCATAGGTAATATCCTGGTAATTCTCTCAGTGGCTTGCAACAGACATTTAAGAATCCCTACGAACTATTTCATCATTAACCTGGCCATAGCAGACCTGCTGCTGAGTTTCACTGTGCTGCCGTTCTCTGCCACGCTGGAAGTGTTGGGTTactgggctctgggcaggatATTCTGTGACATCTGGGCAGCGGtggatgtgctgtgctgcacagcgTCCATCCTGAGCCTGTGTGCCATCTCCATAGACAGGTACATCGGGGTGCGCTACTCGCTGCAGTACCCCACGCTGGTCACCAGGAGAAGGGCgatcctggctctgctgggggtTTGGGTCCTGTCCATGGTGATTTCCATCGGgcccctgctgggctggaaggagccgGCGCCGCCGGACGACCGCGAGTGCCGCATCACCGAGGAGCCTTTCTACGCCCTCTTCTCCTCGCTGGGCTCCTTTTACATCCCCCTGATCGTCATCCTCGTCATGTACTGCCGCGTCTACATCGTGGCCAAAAGGACTACCAGGAACCTGGAGGCGGGGGTGATGAAGGAAATGTCCAACTCCAAGGAGCTGACCTTGCGGATCCATTACAAGCACGAGGACACCTTGAACAACACCAGATCCAAGGGTCACAATCCCAGGAACTCCTTGGCTTTCAAACTTTTAAAGTTCTCCAGAGAAAAGAAGGCGGCCAAGACGTTGGGGATTGTGGTGGGCATGTTCatcctgtgctggctgccctTCTTCATCGTCCTGCCCCTGGGTGAGttgggagcaggggctgccagggcaggctcGGGTGGGATTGTTGGATCCTGCAGAAATCCCAAGGAGAGGAATCAGCTGGATGAGAAGGAGATACTGAGGGGAGAGCTGCATGAAAGGAAGGGAATGAAAGGAAGGGAGCTCCTGATGTGCAGAGTCCCAGTGGAACTTTGGGAAGTGTGCAGCTGCTCACCTGGAGCCCTGTGTCACCCCACAGGACAATATCCAGGGTTCATGCCTTAAATCCCCTTTGTGTTGTTCATTTGAATTGAATTAAGTGTCAGAAACGTGACCAAAATGCTGTACCCCAAATCCTagacaggagcagagctgcagcactgccatgcTGGGGGTTCAGGGTTTGGGATATaacacagcagcattttggcATTTTAATGAACTGGAAATGAACTTAATTAATTGTGAGGGGCAGAACTCTGAGCTTTGGGAAGCTGAAAAGTTTTAGATGTGAATTCAAACATTGCTGttcaaatccccaaaccaaagGAGACCCCACAGGTCCCCAAGGAAAGTGCTCATTCATGTCAGTAGTTCTTCGTTCAGGTGTTTTGGACACCACCATGGGAGCTTTTGGCAGCCCCTTGGTTCACTTCCAACTTTAAAATATTGTCCAAGCACTGACACAGCCTTAACACcctgctcagtgtccccagagctgtgtgtgcttgaATTGTTTTTAATGTTAGCCCTACCTCTGAAAGGGAGGATCTCAAGATACTCAATTACTGAGCCCTCAGAAATATCTGTCCAAAATTCATCTCTCTGAGACAATTTGGCAGGCTAATTATGGAAAGAGGTGGgtgaagaaaagggagaaaagccTTTATTAAtgttctgtgtttgtgtttacTTAGTTACCCaaccaaaacatttctgatTGAGTGGTAAGCGAATATTTTTAGCGCTAGTTGTAGAAAACTAAACTGAGTTCAGCAGCCTGGTCCTGGTGAAGTGttgtaaaactgaaatttctgtgcaataaaatttaggatttttacTGCTTCAGCTACTGCAGGGCAACTTCATCATCTCTAGCTTATTAtagtgaattttaaaatctgactcAAGACTTTCTTAAAGGTCACGTTAAGGAtgtgaaaaaatgcaaagagaaggaaaactgtgTAAAGTTCTCTTTGGCTGCTGAAGTTGAAGTCCTTGTGCTGGCTCTTAAAGGAAGTTTATAAcataaaacaagcaaaaccacCCAGCTGTGGCCAGAAATGGATTCCACCATGTGTGGCAGTACTAGATGTGCAGCCAGTAGGTCACAATCCCCTGATAGAGCAGATTCCCTCCTTGATTTTGAATCACTGGAGGGAGAAAGGCAGCTGTGAACAGCAGCTCGTGTGTGAGAGGCAGGACTGACACCCTCACCCAGCTGAGATGTGCAGCAGCCCAGAAAAACAcggacagggcaggagcagagggacacaCCAGGTTCCATTACAGTGTCACTTTTCCCGTGGAGTTTTCTCACATCTCCTGGGCTCTCCTGGGAGGTTTAGTGAGTGCTGTTAAACCACCTGAGGGAGAATTTATTGCATGCCAGGATATGATTTTAGCTCCTGTATTAGCTGTGCCAAGGGAGCAGTGGGtgacaggctggagcaggggctggcacaggggatggggacaaaccagggctggggacagaccagggctggggacaaaccagggctggggataaatcagtgctggggacagaccagggctggggacaaacCTGTGCTGGGGACAAACCAGTGCTGGGGACCAAACCTGTGCTGGGGACAaatcctgtgctggggacagaccCAGGACTAGGGGAAAAACCAGTGCTGGGGACAAATCCAGTGCTGGAGACAAAtccagggctgggtgacaaacctgtgctggggacagagccataAAACTGCTGGAATCCCCTTTCTGTCACAATCCCTCTGGCTAAAAAGGGAACCAGAGGTTTTCCATGGCAGCCCACACAGGATCCATTTTCAGAGggtattttccctttattttgcTGTCTGGAACAGGCTGGGTttattccctgtccctgtttttTCAGTGTGTGATCCAGCGCTGTCCAAGCCCCTGTATTTTTGTCTCTCTGTATCAGTGTAGAGTCAATTAAGGATGTCAGGCATGACTCGAGCATTGCTCACTAGGACAGGTGGGAAAAGTTCTTTTCCTGACAGTGCAGCTGCTCTCAACTGCAGCAGAGGGGAAAGAATTCCTAAGGAGCTGCAATTCCATAGCAGGAATCTTTGGCTTTGTGTCTTCAAGAcacaaaattcagtgaaatgTTAATAAAAACCCCTTAAAGAGCACCCAGTGGTACGAAATCAGTCCCTGGGATGGGCAGGCTGTAGAATCCACAAGGTGCTGATGTTTTCCAAGCTCTCCATTGGCTCCTGGGCTGTCCAGCTCAGacacctcccctccctgccaggactggtccttcctcagcctctccttCTCCCACCTTCTGTCTGCCCCAGTGACCCAAATCACACCCTCACAGCTCCATGCCTGCTATTTCTactcctctgctccctgtctcCCTCAGTAATTCCATGGCTCTGCAGGAGGTGTTGGCAAAGCAGCTCTGGATTTCTGTGGATCCAGCACATCCAAGCAGAAATGtgatttctgcagcactgcagccccgcTCTGAACAAATCTCCTTGGATGTAGCAGAATTTCCTTGGTATTCTCAGCAGTTCTGTGAATTTCCCAGgcaaaattcttcttcttccagTCTGGCATTTCAATTTATTCCACAGCTCCCCAGTTGCTATTCCAGCCCAGAGTTATTCCATCAggtggcagctgtgctgctgaaagcaggCAGATTGcttggaaaaatgaaaagaaattatatcaACACTTCCAGAGAGTTTTCCAAGCAAAAATCCCGAGGACAGCTCTGTATCAGATTGGAATTCCAGCCTTGACAGCTCAGCATTAAATCCTCAGCACTGAATTATCCCAGTGAGTTCtggagcactgagctgtgctgtcctCAGCACCTGGGGATGCAGAACTGGCACCAGGGAGAATCATGTGAGAAATTGGGGTTATTCCTGTGCTGGATATTCCTTCCAGACTGCAGTGGAGCTCCAGAACATCCTGGCTGCACATTTATAAAAGCCTGTGCAGTCACCCTGCCactcaaaattatttgtgattcaagatgaaaaataaactaaagaCATTTGTGTCTTTGAGACAACTTCTTGGACCATAAATTCAGTGACTCAGCTTTGAGGAGTAAATATCTTGTTTTTCTAATATAAATGTTCCTTTTCATCCCTTTCCTACAAATTCCTCCTTAGGCAGCAGGACTACATTAAATATTCATTGCTGATAAATGATGAGTAAAAGagattctttttatttaaaggccagagccctgcagaactAAGGTAACACTCATTAAAGCTCCTTCCTTTAAACAATGGTGTGTCCAATTTTATGGCAAtacctttgtttaaaaaatgaatacaaAATGAAAGATTGGGTCAGGAGAGGTTTAGTGTCACTCCTGGAAATTGAGATATCAGAGAAGACTTCCCAGTCTTCTCCCAGACATTCCCAGAAGGAAAAGTCCCCAGGCACTCAGCCAGGGCACtcccccagcctgctgcagaatcccagagcagagcagagcaggatccagagccccaaacccagagccTAAATCCCCCTGCTCCCACAAATCCTGGCCTCCACCcactgaattaaaataaaactttgaacCAGCAGTGGGAGAGGGTCCCAGGAGCCCCAGGGTGAAGATGCCTGGTGGGTCTATCACTATGGATCAGGCTGTTGTAATCGCTCtataagtaatttaaaaataatattaaatattctgcACATTGTAGGTGTGAAGATACCTGCTGGGTCTATCACTATGGATCAGGCTTTTGTAATCTCtgcataaataataaaaaataatattaaatattctgcACATTGTAGGTGTGAAGATACCTGCTGGGTCTATCACTATGGATCAGGCTTTTGTAATCTCtgcataaataataaaaaataatattaaatattctgtACGTTGCAGGTCAGCCAACacaaaattattcttaaaataaaatgtaatttaagcACAGAATGTAGATTTATGTTACATCAGGCCCAACCTCTGAGAATACCaaagaattccatggaaaacccCTCCAGGCTTTAGGTCTGGTGCTGTCAGtgcctgctctctgcagggcttTAGGCCTGGCTTATCTTCACCTCATTtgctcctttcccctccctgacCAGTCCAGCTCTCTCCAATTGATGACCTCGAGTTAATAGTTACAGAACTCAAATAAATTAATGGATGTGGCAATCTGGCAGGTCAATCCTTGTGCAAAGTTCAGttgacaggggacagcaggaacgGGACAATTAAACACCCTGAGGGCAttcactgagcagcagcagtgttctGGCACGTGGGGAGCCCCAGATTATTTGGGGATgattcattttcctgctgaaatagCCTCCCTTAAGCCTGGTTTAAGCCTCTGCTTTGCACAGGGTATCAATTACCAGCCACTTAGAGATGTCTGGGGTTTAGGACAGAGCTGTTATCAAAGCAGAGGAAACTCCACAAATTCCTGGGTAATTCCTCTGTGGGCTTTGGATTTGTTTGTGAAGGGAAATCCTACAGTGGtcatggcacagaaataaatacacaaagcaatgcaggaaaaaatcacaaaaaatcaacCAGTGTTGATTCTTcagccccagggatggcagcagctcctgggtcaGCTCAGAGAGAtcccagggaaaaaatccagggctgagcccctgggcagtgAGAGGAAATCTCACAACTCCTGAAATCcaagaaggagggaagggagagtcAGAGAGGAAATGTTTTTGGCAGGGTGGTTGGACAGGAGGGGTTTCAaaccccagggaaggagcacactgagtgagcacagggacagcacagagaggtGACAAAACCCAGGTGTTCCTCAGAGAGCTCAGGGCCTCAGGTGAAACACT encodes:
- the ADRA1B gene encoding alpha-1B adrenergic receptor, giving the protein MNFKMNTYLSDLSNTSIPGYFKGSALNYGNFSANSSNETESNLDSPALATSRAIIVGLVLGAFILFAIIGNILVILSVACNRHLRIPTNYFIINLAIADLLLSFTVLPFSATLEVLGYWALGRIFCDIWAAVDVLCCTASILSLCAISIDRYIGVRYSLQYPTLVTRRRAILALLGVWVLSMVISIGPLLGWKEPAPPDDRECRITEEPFYALFSSLGSFYIPLIVILVMYCRVYIVAKRTTRNLEAGVMKEMSNSKELTLRIHYKHEDTLNNTRSKGHNPRNSLAFKLLKFSREKKAAKTLGIVVGMFILCWLPFFIVLPLGSLFSALKPPETIFKVIFWLGYFNSCLNPIIYPCSSKEFKRAFIQILRCQCHRRKQLGWWHYSYRNWNRCSLEHGRRDSLEDSGSFLSGSQRTLSSASPSPGYVSRISRPQLELCALQDCSNCGSLLSPARQPGGQQGHCQFFTFLPEHNGHSQGSGGDPTGTA